CTAAACACCACACAAAAGAGTACAAAAACAATAATCTTAGAGATTTTGTAAAAGACAATTTTGATTACTCTATTGACTTAAAAAATGAACAAGTGTTTAAACACATGTTCAAACACTTGTTTGAACTATATAGAAATGAAAATGAAAATGAAGATAGAAGTATAAATTTAGATAAAAGTAAAAAGAAGTTAGTATTTAATTTTAAACAATCTTTAATCGATTTAGGAGTGAATGAAGAAATTGCTATCGACTGGATGAAAGTCAGAAAAGCAAAGAATGCTGTAAACACCAAAACATCATTTACAAGAATAAAAAACCAAATTGAAAAATCAGGAAGAGACCCAAACGAATGTATAGCTTTAGCAGTAGCAAAAGACTGGAAAGGATTTGAAGCTGAATGGATGAATAATTTAACTAAAAACAATAACGATGGAATTAGCAAAAACGAACAAAGACTTAACCAACTTAGAGACCTCTAAAAGCAAAGTAATAAAAGCGTTT
The Candidatus Babeliales bacterium genome window above contains:
- a CDS encoding DUF1376 domain-containing protein, translating into MNSDPAVLFFIGDWLKSTAEMDADVRGWYLNLLLHNFDKEDLPNDIEKLATLANVKFSEYKRFEQVFEQVFKQKFEQKENGRLTNPKMENILRSRESFKNKRSTAGKVSYVMRYMAKHHTKEYKNNNLRDFVKDNFDYSIDLKNEQVFKHMFKHLFELYRNENENEDRSINLDKSKKKLVFNFKQSLIDLGVNEEIAIDWMKVRKAKNAVNTKTSFTRIKNQIEKSGRDPNECIALAVAKDWKGFEAEWMNNLTKNNNDGISKNEQRLNQLRDL